The proteins below come from a single Deltaproteobacteria bacterium genomic window:
- a CDS encoding type 4a pilus biogenesis protein PilO, whose protein sequence is MNSQLENILQLPIQHKILIMLASLLLIGGAFWYLFYSPVYESYAETKKKVDGENGLRYQIAQQKAIAANLDKFLVEVDRLEVELKKALTELPDKKEIDELLAKVSSVGKDSGLDIQLFKPRHEEKKDYYAEVPVELIVSGSYHQVATFFDEVGHLSRIVNLDEFHMREPELIDNAMALQANVVATTFRFLDENERPQVEEQKADKRRARGRKK, encoded by the coding sequence ATGAACTCACAGCTAGAAAATATTTTACAACTTCCCATTCAGCATAAAATTCTAATCATGCTGGCGAGCCTCCTATTAATAGGCGGTGCGTTTTGGTACCTTTTCTATTCGCCAGTTTACGAATCCTACGCTGAAACTAAGAAAAAGGTGGATGGAGAAAATGGCTTGAGATACCAGATTGCCCAACAAAAAGCCATTGCCGCGAATTTGGACAAGTTCTTGGTAGAAGTTGACAGACTAGAAGTCGAATTAAAGAAAGCTTTAACAGAACTGCCAGACAAAAAGGAAATTGACGAACTCCTGGCCAAGGTATCTTCCGTGGGAAAAGATTCTGGCTTAGATATTCAGCTTTTTAAACCCAGACATGAAGAGAAAAAAGATTATTATGCCGAAGTTCCAGTAGAACTAATAGTTTCTGGCTCCTATCATCAAGTAGCCACGTTTTTTGACGAGGTAGGGCATTTAAGCAGAATTGTTAACCTCGATGAATTCCACATGCGGGAGCCCGAATTAATCGACAACGCCATGGCTTTACAGGCCAATGTGGTTGCGACGACTTTTAGGTTCCTGGATGAAAACGAGAGGCCGCAGGTAGAAGAGCAAAAAGCAGACAAGCGCCGTGCACGAGGTAGAAAAAAATAA